The proteins below come from a single Rhodanobacter sp. LX-99 genomic window:
- the glyS gene encoding glycine--tRNA ligase subunit beta, translating into MSAAKSLLIELGTEELPPKALDELSAAFLRGICDGLARRGIDAGLDLAQAYASPRRLAAYIPAVAVTQPQQALERRGPALAAALDAAGQPSKALLGFAQSCGVGVEQLEKLETDKGGWFVWRTVKPGQPVAALLPEIIDEALKTLPVPRPMRWADHDYSFVRPAHWLVILHGAGIVDGSVLGLHSGRKSRGHRFMHPQPVHLADADGWLDAMRACNVLADPRERRQRIRDQVRQAAGVTGGVPRLDDALLDELANLTEWPVAIACTFEREFLGVPPEALVTTMVANQKFVPVFDADGKLTEHFIGIANIESKDPAEIRKGYERVIRPRFADAKFFWDEDLKTPLASYQEQLKGVTYQQALGSLWDKSVRVAELARIAANRVGVDAGAATRAASLSKCDLLTRMVGEFPELQGVMGRYYAGHDGEPAAVAEALDSYYQPRFGGDAIAADRLGQVLAVAERLDTLAGIFAVGMKPGGNKDPFALRRAALGLARTLIEGGLELDLRGSFVEALELLPDAALAAGLKPGKGGKPPVLNAGQRRAILADELYDFVLDRLRGYYAEQGFDNAQFEAVLAVQPASLADFDHRLRAVAEFGRRPEAAGLAAANKRVANILRKQAEEAGAPPIGRVVDPAHFEADAERDLADALTSARQDSAAALAAGDYTAVLARLSQLQASVDAFFDSVLVNAADPAVRANRLALLGQLKAQFGAIADIALL; encoded by the coding sequence ATGAGCGCCGCCAAGTCACTGCTGATCGAGCTGGGCACCGAGGAGCTGCCGCCGAAGGCGCTGGATGAGTTGTCTGCCGCTTTCCTGCGCGGCATTTGCGATGGCTTGGCCAGGCGCGGCATCGACGCCGGGCTCGACCTGGCCCAGGCCTATGCTTCGCCGCGCCGTCTGGCTGCGTATATCCCGGCGGTAGCCGTGACGCAGCCGCAGCAGGCGCTGGAACGCCGTGGCCCGGCACTGGCCGCGGCGCTCGATGCGGCGGGGCAGCCGTCGAAGGCATTGCTTGGCTTCGCGCAGTCCTGCGGCGTCGGCGTCGAACAGCTGGAGAAACTGGAAACCGACAAGGGCGGCTGGTTCGTCTGGCGGACGGTCAAGCCGGGCCAGCCGGTGGCGGCGCTGTTGCCGGAAATCATCGACGAGGCGCTGAAGACGCTGCCGGTACCGCGGCCGATGCGCTGGGCCGATCACGACTACAGCTTCGTACGCCCGGCGCACTGGCTGGTGATCCTGCACGGCGCCGGCATCGTCGACGGCAGCGTGCTGGGCCTCCACAGCGGCCGCAAGTCGCGCGGCCATCGCTTCATGCACCCGCAGCCGGTGCACCTGGCCGATGCGGACGGCTGGCTGGATGCGATGCGTGCCTGCAACGTGCTGGCCGATCCACGCGAGCGGCGCCAGCGCATTCGCGACCAGGTCAGGCAGGCCGCCGGAGTGACCGGTGGCGTGCCGCGGCTCGACGATGCGCTGCTGGACGAGTTGGCCAACCTCACCGAATGGCCGGTGGCGATCGCCTGCACGTTCGAGCGCGAGTTCCTCGGCGTGCCACCGGAGGCGCTGGTCACCACCATGGTGGCGAACCAGAAGTTCGTGCCGGTGTTCGACGCCGACGGCAAGTTGACCGAGCACTTCATCGGCATCGCGAACATCGAGAGCAAGGACCCGGCCGAGATCCGCAAGGGTTACGAGCGGGTGATCCGGCCGCGCTTCGCCGACGCCAAGTTCTTCTGGGACGAGGATCTGAAGACCCCGCTGGCCAGCTACCAGGAACAACTCAAGGGCGTCACCTACCAGCAGGCGCTGGGCAGCTTGTGGGACAAGAGCGTGCGCGTGGCCGAACTGGCGCGGATCGCCGCCAACCGGGTCGGTGTCGATGCCGGTGCGGCCACCCGCGCCGCTTCGCTGAGCAAGTGCGACCTGCTGACCCGCATGGTCGGCGAATTTCCCGAATTGCAGGGCGTGATGGGTCGTTATTACGCCGGCCACGACGGCGAGCCGGCGGCGGTGGCCGAGGCGCTGGACAGCTACTACCAGCCGCGTTTCGGCGGCGATGCGATCGCCGCCGACCGGCTCGGCCAGGTGCTGGCCGTGGCCGAACGGCTGGATACCCTGGCCGGTATCTTCGCCGTCGGCATGAAACCCGGCGGCAACAAGGATCCGTTCGCCCTGCGCCGCGCCGCACTGGGCCTGGCGCGCACCCTGATCGAGGGTGGCCTCGAACTGGACTTGCGCGGCAGCTTTGTCGAAGCGCTGGAACTGCTGCCGGACGCGGCGCTGGCGGCGGGCCTGAAACCAGGCAAGGGCGGCAAGCCGCCGGTCCTGAACGCGGGCCAGCGGCGGGCGATCCTGGCCGACGAACTGTACGACTTCGTGCTCGATCGCCTGCGTGGCTACTACGCCGAACAGGGTTTCGACAACGCCCAGTTCGAGGCAGTGCTGGCGGTGCAGCCGGCCAGCCTGGCCGATTTCGACCACCGCCTGCGCGCGGTGGCCGAGTTCGGCCGCCGCCCGGAAGCGGCCGGCCTGGCTGCCGCCAACAAGCGCGTCGCGAACATCCTGCGCAAGCAGGCCGAGGAGGCTGGTGCGCCGCCCATCGGCCGTGTCGTCGACCCGGCACACTTCGAGGCGGATGCGGAGCGCGACCTGGCCGACGCGCTGACCTCGGCCAGGCAGGACAGCGCTGCCGCCCTGGCCGCCGGCGACTACACGGCGGTACTGGCTCGTCTGTCGCAGTTGCAGGCATCAGTGGATGCGTTCTTCGACAGCGTGCTGGTGAACGCCGCCGACCCGGCGGTGCGCGCCAATCGGCTGGCCTTGCTGGGCCAGCTGAAAGCTCAGTTCGGCGCCATCGCCGACATCGCCCTGCTCTGA
- a CDS encoding helix-turn-helix transcriptional regulator, translating into MDTQKLTNPSATETFAERIKLLIQRVGSATEIARMCGFSEGVVRSWRDGNTDPSRARCVTLAKTLGISLVWLVAGEGTLQIDPSHVGADEQYSSEKVAPHRSHGRAGLAHGHTVNSMAVDAQRLDTAVRILQSELSLANSQLSLSENTDLLSQLYEMLGPGGSHVDPLAMVTFNQKLAERIRKERDTA; encoded by the coding sequence ATGGATACGCAAAAGCTCACGAACCCCTCAGCCACCGAGACATTCGCCGAACGTATTAAATTGCTGATCCAGCGCGTCGGGAGCGCTACCGAAATCGCAAGAATGTGCGGCTTCTCCGAGGGCGTGGTGCGCAGCTGGCGCGATGGCAACACCGATCCCTCGCGCGCGCGTTGCGTCACGCTGGCCAAGACGTTGGGCATCTCGCTGGTGTGGCTGGTGGCCGGCGAGGGGACGCTGCAAATCGACCCCAGCCACGTCGGCGCGGATGAGCAGTACAGCTCGGAAAAAGTTGCCCCTCACCGCTCCCATGGTCGCGCGGGCCTTGCGCACGGCCATACGGTCAACAGCATGGCGGTCGACGCGCAGCGGCTGGATACTGCCGTGCGCATCCTGCAGTCGGAGCTGAGCCTGGCGAACAGCCAACTTTCACTGTCCGAGAACACCGATCTGCTCAGTCAACTCTATGAGATGCTCGGTCCTGGCGGCTCCCATGTGGATCCGCTCGCCATGGTGACGTTCAACCAGAAGCTAGCCGAGCGGATCCGCAAGGAGCGCGACACGGCCTGA
- a CDS encoding TonB-dependent receptor has translation MNSRKNFKTGQLRRSALAIGLAMSLAGGGSAFAQSRAAGSIFGGAAAGSEIKIVSTDTGLTRTLVADAKGRFRASELPLGTYTVTATSGGEAVGAPRNIYVGAGGTMVDFVAGAQELGAVTVSANSLPAIDVSRVDTSTELSATILNNIPVARDITQAAVLAPSVIPADSRYGNSVSFGGAAASENAYFINGYPVTNALTNIGSTTMPFDAIQSEQVITGGYSARYGRSTGGVISISTKAGSNEWKFGALTTWTPESLRSTRKSLYYEKDNGAPNAGTVYTDRSGFEDDSLTYGAYVSGPLIKDRLFIYATGEWTSRDFNQNQAVTAAPRTAYISDKDKTPRWMTKVDWNINDNNLLEFTGISDKLGTNRSRYSYNFADGTHGNTKNGGYRYKDGGETYIGKYTGYLTDSLTLTAMYGQQKVVHYSAPDGYDPTQVNIVDNRPITNKVTGLQPYTNLDDTNAYDKTDGYRVDLEWHVGDHDLSFGYDVSNSESEAGTIMSGPGYAWFYAHTAAGDIPNSGGLTTAPNSDYAYKYIFENGGTFKVEQKAYYVEDRWQLTDRWLLSLGVRNDSFTNYNSDGIEYVSQKNQWAPRLGFTWDVFGDSSLKVYGNAGRYFLAMPLNVAVRGASGSLYTTEFFSYTSIDPTTGVPGGLTPLGSGPYSSNNEYGQAPDPRTVAAKGLKSHYQDEMILGMQQAIGSSWNWGARLQYRDLKSAIDDQCDNRPMLKYMAENNIAVDPNYSYSPDCRLFNPGVANTMLLDLPDAAGSPELVAVPYSKEDMGMYLKRKYIGLDLSLEHPFDGKWFGRIDYTISHNYGNDEGQLDSDIGQGDVSQTVLFDHKELMAYGGGNLPNDRRHVLKAYGYYQLTPEWQFGGSLVAKTGRPKSCLGYLPPTSSEYSQFWADNLDYGRYYHFCGGQAVPRGTAGRLPFDAQLSLNAAYTPKWADGKLKLSVDVFNVLNRQVAQNVEERGELGGQGVIADSRFRVISYDAPRSVRLTARYDF, from the coding sequence ATGAATTCGCGTAAAAATTTCAAGACAGGGCAGTTGCGGCGCTCGGCTTTGGCAATCGGCTTGGCAATGAGTCTCGCTGGCGGTGGTTCGGCTTTCGCACAGTCGCGCGCTGCAGGCTCCATTTTCGGTGGCGCGGCTGCTGGCAGCGAGATCAAGATCGTCAGTACAGACACTGGCTTGACACGTACGCTCGTCGCTGATGCCAAGGGCCGCTTCCGGGCCAGTGAATTGCCGCTCGGCACCTACACCGTCACCGCAACCAGCGGCGGCGAAGCCGTAGGCGCTCCTCGCAATATTTACGTGGGCGCGGGCGGCACCATGGTCGATTTTGTCGCTGGTGCGCAGGAGCTTGGTGCTGTGACCGTGTCGGCGAACTCGCTGCCGGCCATCGACGTCAGCCGCGTGGATACCTCCACGGAGCTGAGCGCGACGATTTTGAACAACATCCCGGTGGCGCGCGACATCACTCAGGCCGCGGTTCTGGCACCGAGCGTTATTCCCGCCGACTCACGTTATGGCAATTCGGTGTCGTTCGGCGGCGCTGCGGCGTCCGAGAATGCCTACTTCATCAACGGCTATCCGGTCACCAATGCGCTGACCAACATTGGCTCGACGACGATGCCGTTTGACGCGATCCAGTCGGAGCAGGTAATTACGGGTGGCTACAGTGCCCGCTACGGTCGTTCCACCGGCGGTGTGATCAGTATCTCCACCAAGGCCGGCAGCAACGAATGGAAGTTCGGCGCCCTCACGACTTGGACGCCGGAAAGCCTGCGCTCCACTCGCAAGAGCCTGTACTACGAAAAGGATAATGGCGCGCCGAACGCTGGCACGGTCTACACAGATCGGAGCGGCTTTGAAGACGACTCGCTCACCTATGGCGCCTATGTGAGTGGCCCGCTAATCAAGGATCGCTTATTCATCTACGCCACCGGCGAGTGGACCAGCCGCGACTTCAACCAGAATCAGGCTGTCACCGCCGCGCCGCGTACCGCGTATATCTCGGACAAGGACAAGACGCCGCGTTGGATGACCAAGGTCGATTGGAACATCAACGACAATAACCTGCTCGAATTCACCGGCATCTCCGACAAGCTCGGCACCAATCGCAGCCGTTATTCCTACAATTTTGCGGACGGCACCCACGGCAACACGAAGAACGGTGGTTACCGCTACAAGGACGGCGGCGAGACCTACATCGGCAAGTACACCGGCTATCTGACCGACAGCCTGACCCTGACGGCCATGTATGGCCAGCAGAAGGTCGTGCATTACTCGGCGCCGGACGGCTACGATCCGACCCAGGTCAACATCGTCGACAATCGGCCGATCACCAACAAGGTCACCGGCCTGCAGCCCTATACCAACCTGGACGACACCAATGCCTACGACAAGACCGACGGCTACCGCGTCGACCTTGAGTGGCATGTGGGCGATCACGACTTGAGCTTCGGTTACGACGTGTCGAACTCGGAATCCGAAGCGGGCACCATTATGTCTGGTCCGGGTTACGCTTGGTTCTATGCGCATACCGCTGCCGGTGATATCCCGAACAGCGGCGGCCTGACCACGGCGCCGAATAGCGACTACGCCTATAAGTACATCTTCGAGAATGGCGGCACGTTCAAGGTCGAGCAGAAGGCGTACTACGTCGAGGACCGCTGGCAGCTGACCGACCGCTGGTTGCTGTCGCTGGGCGTGCGCAACGACAGCTTCACCAACTACAACTCTGACGGCATCGAGTATGTCAGCCAGAAGAATCAGTGGGCGCCGCGTCTGGGCTTCACTTGGGATGTCTTCGGCGACTCCAGCCTGAAGGTCTACGGCAACGCCGGTCGCTATTTCCTGGCCATGCCGTTGAACGTCGCGGTTCGTGGCGCCTCCGGCTCCTTGTACACCACCGAGTTCTTCTCGTACACCAGTATAGACCCGACCACTGGCGTTCCCGGTGGCCTGACTCCGCTGGGCAGTGGCCCGTACTCGTCCAACAACGAGTACGGCCAGGCACCGGATCCGCGTACCGTGGCGGCGAAGGGCCTGAAGTCGCATTATCAGGACGAAATGATCCTGGGCATGCAGCAGGCGATCGGCTCGTCTTGGAACTGGGGCGCCCGCCTGCAGTACCGCGACCTGAAGTCGGCGATCGACGACCAGTGCGACAACCGTCCGATGCTGAAGTACATGGCCGAGAACAACATCGCGGTCGATCCGAACTACAGCTATTCGCCGGATTGCCGCCTGTTCAACCCGGGCGTCGCCAACACGATGCTGCTGGATCTACCTGACGCAGCCGGCTCGCCGGAACTGGTCGCCGTGCCCTATTCCAAGGAAGACATGGGCATGTACCTGAAGCGCAAGTACATCGGCCTGGACCTGTCACTGGAGCACCCGTTCGATGGCAAGTGGTTCGGTCGCATCGACTACACCATTTCGCACAACTACGGTAACGACGAAGGCCAGCTCGATTCGGATATCGGTCAGGGCGACGTGTCGCAGACCGTGCTGTTCGATCACAAGGAGCTGATGGCGTACGGCGGCGGCAACCTGCCGAACGATCGCCGCCACGTGCTGAAGGCGTATGGCTACTACCAGCTCACCCCCGAGTGGCAGTTTGGTGGCTCGCTGGTGGCTAAGACCGGTCGCCCGAAGAGTTGCCTGGGTTACCTCCCGCCGACGTCTTCCGAGTACAGCCAGTTCTGGGCGGACAATCTGGACTACGGTCGTTACTACCACTTCTGTGGCGGCCAGGCCGTGCCACGCGGCACCGCGGGTCGTCTGCCGTTCGATGCCCAGCTGAGCCTGAACGCCGCCTATACGCCGAAGTGGGCGGACGGCAAGCTCAAGCTGTCGGTGGACGTCTTCAACGTGCTCAACCGTCAGGTTGCACAGAATGTCGAAGAGCGTGGCGAACTTGGTGGTCAAGGCGTGATTGCGGACAGCCGCTTCCGCGTCATCAGCTACGATGCGCCGCGTTCGGTACGCCTGACCGCCCGTTACGACTTCTGA
- a CDS encoding MFS transporter, which translates to MSQFALLGKRRFAPFFWTQALGAFNDNAFRNALVMLVAFQMGLDDHTVSLYTNLAPALFIIPFFLFSATAGQLAEKYEKSRIIRYVKLFEIGAMALAAYGFYTHHTSLLLAVLFMMGMHSATFGPIKYAILPQALKPDELVGGNGLVEMGTQMAMLIGMIAGNSLMLVAGVGPLLASGATIAVAVVGYLACRRIPLAPATAPELKFNWNPFSETARVLAITRADRPVFNAVLGISWFWFFGTVLIAQLPIYTRETLGGDGSVNTLVLTLFSIGTGIGALLCERMSGRRVEIGLVPLGAFGLTAFGVDLYLARHGVAAVRGLDWLAFLRGAGSWRVVLDLTLIGLFAGFYVVPLFAFVQARAPREKLSRIIAGTNILNALLIVLAAGFGLGLGALGMDASQIFLAAALLNVLVAWYIFTLVPEFVMRFITWVLVNTLYRVRADGTQHIPDEGPVLLVCNHVSFMDPLLLMANLRRPVRFVMYYRIFNIPLLSFVFRTAKAIPIAGRKEDPAVLQRAYDAIDEALAAGEVVCVFPEGGLSGDGEIAPFRPGVEKILARRPVPVVPMALRGLWGSVWSRRDSMLHRARLPRRFRARVELVVDEPRTPEQVTAAALEARVRELRGNLA; encoded by the coding sequence ATGAGCCAATTCGCATTGCTGGGCAAGCGGCGCTTTGCGCCGTTTTTCTGGACCCAGGCACTGGGCGCCTTCAACGACAATGCGTTCCGCAATGCGCTGGTGATGCTGGTGGCGTTCCAGATGGGGCTGGACGATCACACGGTGTCGCTCTACACCAACCTCGCGCCGGCGCTGTTCATCATCCCTTTCTTCCTGTTCTCCGCCACGGCCGGGCAGCTGGCCGAGAAGTACGAGAAGAGCCGGATCATCCGCTACGTGAAGCTGTTCGAGATCGGCGCGATGGCACTGGCCGCGTACGGTTTCTATACGCACCACACCTCGCTGCTTTTGGCAGTGCTGTTCATGATGGGCATGCACTCGGCCACGTTCGGGCCGATCAAGTACGCGATCCTGCCGCAGGCGCTGAAGCCGGACGAACTGGTCGGCGGCAACGGGCTGGTCGAGATGGGCACGCAAATGGCGATGCTGATCGGCATGATTGCCGGCAACTCGCTGATGCTGGTAGCCGGCGTGGGGCCGCTGCTGGCGTCCGGCGCCACCATCGCGGTGGCGGTGGTCGGTTATCTGGCCTGCCGCCGGATTCCGCTGGCGCCGGCAACCGCGCCGGAGCTGAAGTTCAACTGGAACCCGTTCAGCGAAACCGCACGGGTGCTGGCGATCACCCGCGCCGATCGACCCGTGTTCAATGCGGTGCTGGGCATCTCGTGGTTCTGGTTCTTTGGCACCGTGCTGATCGCGCAGCTGCCGATCTACACGCGCGAGACACTGGGCGGCGACGGTTCGGTGAACACGCTGGTGCTCACCCTGTTCTCGATCGGAACCGGCATCGGCGCGCTGCTGTGCGAGCGGATGTCGGGCCGGCGGGTGGAGATTGGCCTGGTGCCACTGGGCGCGTTCGGGCTGACTGCGTTCGGCGTCGACCTGTACCTCGCGCGGCACGGCGTGGCGGCGGTGCGCGGGCTGGACTGGCTGGCCTTCCTGCGTGGCGCGGGCAGCTGGCGCGTCGTGCTCGACCTCACCCTGATCGGCCTGTTCGCCGGTTTCTACGTGGTGCCGCTGTTCGCCTTCGTGCAGGCGCGCGCACCGCGCGAGAAGCTGTCGCGCATCATCGCCGGCACCAATATCCTGAACGCGCTGCTGATCGTGCTGGCAGCCGGCTTCGGCCTGGGGCTGGGTGCGCTGGGCATGGATGCGTCGCAGATTTTCCTTGCCGCAGCGCTGCTCAACGTGCTGGTGGCCTGGTACATCTTCACCCTGGTGCCCGAGTTCGTGATGCGTTTCATCACCTGGGTGCTGGTGAACACGCTGTACCGGGTGCGCGCCGACGGTACCCAGCACATTCCGGATGAGGGCCCGGTGCTGCTGGTGTGCAACCATGTCAGCTTCATGGACCCGCTGCTGCTGATGGCGAACCTGCGCCGGCCCGTGCGCTTCGTGATGTATTACAGGATCTTCAACATCCCGTTGCTCAGCTTCGTGTTCCGCACCGCCAAGGCGATCCCGATCGCAGGCCGCAAGGAGGATCCCGCGGTGCTGCAGCGGGCTTACGACGCGATCGACGAGGCGCTGGCCGCCGGCGAAGTGGTATGCGTCTTTCCCGAAGGCGGGCTGAGCGGCGACGGTGAGATTGCGCCGTTCCGGCCGGGTGTGGAGAAGATCCTGGCGCGGCGGCCGGTGCCGGTGGTGCCGATGGCACTGCGCGGCCTGTGGGGCAGCGTGTGGAGCCGGCGCGATTCGATGCTGCATCGCGCGCGCCTGCCGCGGCGGTTCCGGGCGCGGGTGGAACTGGTGGTCGATGAGCCGCGGACACCCGAACAAGTTACGGCGGCAGCGCTGGAGGCGCGGGTGCGCGAGCTGCGCGGCAACCTGGCGTAA
- a CDS encoding beta-lactamase induction protein produces MAISLLVALIALGLLHVVPQLARWRGDGLFRRWVAQLADTSGGGRVALVLLLPLTLCMLLEWLLGRSPLGELLRLLFALAVLLYCFGPREFEADLEAILDAPDGASREAAAQALADDGRPIAWSAPALGEAVAYAALRRRFAVLLWFFLLGPAGALLYRLAQTLGRDDALRLDPDSRRVAGYVANALDWLPAQLLTFTLAVVGHWEAVIGAWRRWHAQAAPTSWYDAGPGFLGAAAQADVLTDIEAGDGYAEEHSDPLAELRRLRSALLRALLAWLSVVALIVIGGWIG; encoded by the coding sequence ATGGCCATCAGTCTGCTCGTTGCCCTCATCGCCCTCGGCCTGCTGCATGTCGTGCCGCAACTGGCACGCTGGCGCGGCGACGGCCTGTTCCGCCGCTGGGTGGCACAATTGGCGGACACCAGCGGTGGCGGCCGTGTGGCGCTGGTTCTGCTGCTGCCGTTGACCCTGTGCATGCTGCTGGAATGGTTGCTCGGGCGTTCGCCGCTGGGCGAGCTGCTGCGGTTGCTGTTCGCGCTGGCGGTGCTGCTGTACTGCTTCGGCCCGCGCGAGTTCGAAGCCGACCTGGAAGCCATCCTGGACGCCCCGGATGGCGCCAGCCGCGAAGCCGCGGCGCAGGCATTGGCCGACGACGGCCGTCCAATCGCCTGGAGCGCACCGGCGCTGGGCGAGGCGGTCGCCTATGCTGCGTTGCGCCGGCGCTTCGCCGTGCTGCTCTGGTTTTTCCTGCTCGGCCCGGCTGGTGCGCTGCTGTACCGGCTGGCGCAGACGCTGGGCCGCGACGATGCGCTGCGGCTCGATCCGGACAGCCGTCGCGTCGCCGGCTACGTGGCCAACGCACTGGACTGGCTGCCGGCACAACTGCTGACGTTCACCCTGGCCGTGGTCGGCCACTGGGAGGCGGTGATCGGCGCCTGGCGACGCTGGCACGCCCAAGCCGCGCCGACCAGCTGGTACGACGCCGGCCCGGGCTTCCTGGGTGCGGCGGCACAGGCCGACGTGTTGACCGACATCGAGGCCGGCGACGGCTACGCCGAGGAACACAGCGACCCGCTGGCCGAGCTGCGGCGCCTGCGCAGCGCCTTGCTGCGCGCCCTGCTGGCCTGGCTCAGCGTGGTGGCGCTGATCGTGATCGGCGGCTGGATCGGCTGA
- the nudC gene encoding NAD(+) diphosphatase produces MDRAKLPPPNTFAGLSLVLNRVAESRDESVWIVEQARSPEARYLLLDASGKAFLRRDGDALRWLDVNEREQWLGELHASLLGIAYERPHFLLVVDEPARIGELEAALDARRMNLRSAGLQLAADEAGLFAYAKGLSHWQRETRFCAHCGAPLLLVAAGHRAQCTNPDCARLHFPRTDAAVIMLVEHDGACLLGRQAGWPPGRYSTLAGFIEPGEALEDAVRREVAEEAGVIVDEVRYHSSQPWPMPASLMVGFIASAVSRQIVMRDHELEDARWFTPRQIVDGIADGSFLPSTRLSVSYQLLAYWLQQRTGLDLDTLVADTPPR; encoded by the coding sequence ATGGACCGGGCCAAACTGCCACCGCCGAACACGTTCGCCGGGCTCAGCCTGGTGCTGAACCGCGTTGCCGAGTCGCGCGACGAATCGGTGTGGATCGTCGAACAGGCACGCTCGCCGGAAGCGCGCTACCTGCTGCTGGACGCCAGCGGCAAAGCGTTCCTGCGCCGCGACGGCGACGCGTTGCGCTGGCTCGACGTGAACGAACGCGAACAATGGCTGGGCGAGTTGCACGCCAGCCTGCTCGGCATCGCCTACGAACGCCCGCATTTCCTGCTGGTGGTGGACGAGCCCGCCCGCATCGGCGAACTCGAAGCTGCGCTGGACGCACGCCGCATGAATCTGCGCAGCGCCGGCTTGCAGCTGGCCGCCGACGAGGCCGGCCTGTTCGCCTATGCCAAGGGTCTGTCGCACTGGCAGCGCGAAACGCGCTTTTGCGCCCATTGCGGCGCACCGCTGCTGCTGGTCGCCGCCGGCCATCGCGCGCAATGCACCAACCCGGACTGCGCACGCCTGCACTTCCCGCGCACCGATGCCGCCGTGATCATGCTGGTCGAGCACGACGGCGCCTGCCTGCTCGGCCGCCAGGCCGGCTGGCCGCCAGGGCGCTACTCCACCCTGGCTGGCTTCATCGAGCCAGGCGAGGCACTGGAGGATGCGGTGCGCCGCGAAGTGGCCGAGGAAGCCGGCGTGATCGTCGACGAAGTGCGCTACCACTCCTCGCAGCCGTGGCCGATGCCCGCTTCGCTGATGGTCGGCTTCATCGCCAGCGCCGTGTCGCGGCAAATCGTCATGCGCGACCACGAGCTGGAAGACGCGCGCTGGTTCACCCCACGGCAGATCGTCGACGGCATCGCCGACGGCAGCTTCCTGCCCTCCACGCGACTGTCGGTGTCCTACCAGTTGCTGGCGTACTGGCTGCAGCAGCGCACGGGGCTGGACCTGGACACGCTGGTAGCCGACACCCCGCCACGCTGA
- the erpA gene encoding iron-sulfur cluster insertion protein ErpA — METLVAIPDYRSSGAPLVFTAAAAHKVHELIAEEGNPALKLRVYISGGGCSGFQYGFTFDEAQAEDDLAIEREGVTLLCDPLSLQYLTGAQIDYAENLSGAQFVISNPNAKTTCGCGSSFSA, encoded by the coding sequence ATGGAAACTCTCGTCGCGATCCCCGATTACCGCAGCAGCGGCGCCCCGCTGGTGTTCACCGCCGCCGCCGCACACAAAGTGCATGAGCTGATTGCCGAAGAAGGCAACCCGGCGCTGAAGCTGCGCGTCTACATCTCCGGCGGCGGCTGCTCGGGCTTCCAGTACGGATTCACCTTCGACGAGGCCCAGGCCGAGGACGACCTGGCGATCGAGCGCGAGGGCGTGACCCTGCTGTGCGATCCGCTGTCGCTGCAATACCTCACCGGCGCGCAGATCGACTACGCCGAGAACCTCAGCGGCGCGCAATTCGTGATCAGCAACCCGAACGCGAAGACCACCTGCGGCTGCGGCTCCTCGTTCTCGGCCTGA